Proteins encoded within one genomic window of Streptomyces sp. NBC_01314:
- a CDS encoding Rv3654c family TadE-like protein, with product MSASLWSGRRPGVARSVRLAWSVRLVRLARSARSIRSDRGSATVWAVGVIVALCAVFGAVLALGQAVVIRHQAAATADLAALAAADHWMKGAEGACATAARVARAQGGRLVRCEVEGEISDVTAASGTGPLTAEVRARAGPSGPTGSAGSA from the coding sequence GTGAGCGCGTCCTTGTGGTCCGGCCGACGGCCAGGAGTCGCCCGGTCGGTCCGGTTGGCCTGGTCGGTCCGGTTGGTCCGGTTGGCCCGGTCCGCCCGGTCGATCCGCTCCGACCGAGGCTCCGCGACCGTCTGGGCCGTCGGTGTGATCGTCGCGCTGTGTGCCGTGTTCGGTGCTGTGCTCGCCCTGGGGCAGGCCGTTGTGATCCGGCATCAGGCTGCCGCGACGGCCGACCTCGCGGCCCTCGCCGCCGCCGACCACTGGATGAAGGGTGCTGAGGGGGCCTGCGCGACGGCGGCACGGGTGGCGAGGGCTCAGGGCGGCAGACTCGTGCGCTGCGAGGTCGAGGGAGAGATCTCGGACGTCACGGCGGCGTCGGGCACGGGTCCGCTCACCGCGGAGGTCAGGGCGCGGGCGGGTCCGTCGGGTCCAACCGGGTCCGCCGGGTCCGCCTAG
- a CDS encoding ATP-binding protein, which yields MATVELRFSALPEHVRTARLVAAAVARRAGVDEAVLDEVRLAVGEACTRAVGLHQSGGISAPVQVSLIEEEKQFSIEVGDEAPHAVPGDSGAGVDADDIEEDDMGLAVISGLVDDVEVSAGENGGLIRMTWPTTPSIAALP from the coding sequence ATGGCCACCGTTGAACTCCGCTTCAGCGCGCTGCCCGAGCACGTCCGGACCGCCCGACTCGTGGCGGCAGCGGTGGCGCGCAGGGCCGGAGTGGACGAGGCCGTCCTCGACGAGGTCAGGTTGGCCGTCGGCGAGGCGTGCACCCGTGCCGTCGGACTGCATCAGAGCGGCGGTATCTCGGCGCCTGTGCAGGTGTCGCTGATCGAGGAGGAGAAGCAGTTCTCCATCGAGGTCGGCGACGAGGCGCCGCACGCCGTGCCCGGTGACTCGGGCGCCGGCGTCGACGCGGACGACATCGAGGAGGACGACATGGGCCTCGCGGTGATCAGCGGTCTCGTCGACGACGTCGAGGTCTCTGCCGGGGAGAACGGCGGGCTGATCCGCATGACCTGGCCGACGACGCCGTCGATCGCCGCGCTGCCCTGA
- a CDS encoding DEAD/DEAH box helicase, which produces MAFNHLPAGVHDALAPLSVTPVTHSMPMAKNHRSDRSPTDPASSPSPSTVLDRLASGPSRASRITHTEHVPPRAGRHAVWPDRIRSEVIAAVQAAGIEHPWAHQARVAEHALDGDSVVVATGTASGKSLAYLVPVLSRLLDGSEAPNGRGATALYLAPTKALAADQLRSVKELSQPLGNAVRPAVYDGDTPVEEREWVRQYANYVLTNPDMLHRGILPSHPRWSSFLRALKYVVIDECHTYRGVFGSHVAHVLRRLRRLCARYGAEPVFLLASATAAEPSVAARRLTGLPVTEVADDASPRGELVFALWEPPLTELHGEKGAPVRRTATAETADLLTDLTVQGVRSVAFVRSRRGAELISVIAQERLSEIDRSLVRRVAAYRGGYLPEERRALERALHSGELLGLAATTALELGIDISGLDAVLIAGYPGTRASLWQQAGRAGRAGQGALAVLVARDDPLDTFLVHHPEALFGQPVESTVLDPDNPYVLAPHLCAAAAELPLTDEDLDLFGPACEELLPQLEAAKLLRRRAKAWHWTRRERAADLTDIRGQGGRPVQVVETGTGRLLGTVDAGAAHTSVHEGAVHLHQGRTYLVRELDLEDSVALVEQADPPYSTVARDTTAISVLETDTEVPWGVGRLCYGSVEVTNQVVSFLRRRLITGEVLGETKLDLPPRTLRTRAVWWTVTEDQLDAARINPEILGGALHAAEHASIGMLPLFATCDRWDIGGVSVPLHPDTLLPTVFVYDGHPGGAGFAERAFHTARAWLTATRQAIASCECDAGCPSCIQSPKCGNGNDPLHKRGAVRLLTELLRAAPDAPPPA; this is translated from the coding sequence ATGGCATTCAATCACTTACCGGCAGGCGTGCACGACGCCTTGGCTCCATTGTCCGTCACGCCGGTGACACACTCGATGCCGATGGCCAAGAATCACCGATCCGATCGATCCCCGACGGACCCCGCCTCCAGCCCCTCGCCGAGCACGGTCCTGGACCGGCTTGCCTCGGGGCCGAGCCGGGCTTCGCGCATCACTCATACGGAGCATGTGCCCCCGCGTGCGGGCCGCCATGCCGTCTGGCCCGACCGGATCCGGTCGGAAGTCATCGCCGCCGTGCAGGCCGCGGGAATCGAACATCCCTGGGCCCACCAGGCACGCGTCGCCGAGCACGCGCTGGACGGCGACTCGGTCGTCGTCGCCACCGGAACCGCCTCCGGCAAGTCGCTGGCCTATCTCGTCCCGGTCCTCTCACGCCTCCTGGACGGCTCCGAGGCCCCCAACGGCCGTGGGGCGACCGCGCTCTACCTCGCCCCCACCAAAGCCCTCGCGGCGGACCAGCTGCGATCCGTGAAAGAACTTTCACAACCTCTCGGAAACGCCGTACGTCCGGCCGTGTACGACGGCGACACCCCGGTCGAGGAACGCGAGTGGGTGCGCCAGTACGCCAACTACGTCCTCACCAACCCCGACATGCTGCACCGCGGGATACTCCCCTCCCACCCCCGCTGGTCCTCCTTCCTGCGCGCCCTCAAGTACGTCGTCATCGACGAGTGCCACACCTACCGCGGCGTCTTCGGCTCCCACGTCGCCCACGTGCTGCGCCGCCTGCGCCGCCTCTGCGCCCGCTACGGCGCCGAGCCCGTCTTCCTGCTGGCCTCCGCCACCGCCGCCGAGCCCTCGGTCGCCGCCCGCCGCCTCACCGGCCTCCCGGTCACCGAGGTCGCGGACGACGCCTCACCCCGTGGGGAACTGGTTTTCGCCCTCTGGGAGCCCCCGCTCACCGAACTCCACGGCGAGAAGGGCGCCCCCGTCCGCCGCACCGCCACCGCCGAGACCGCCGACCTCCTCACCGACCTGACCGTCCAGGGCGTCCGCTCCGTCGCCTTCGTACGCTCCCGGCGCGGCGCCGAACTGATCTCGGTGATCGCGCAGGAACGCCTCTCCGAGATCGACCGCTCTCTCGTCCGGCGCGTCGCCGCCTACCGCGGCGGCTACCTTCCCGAGGAACGCCGCGCCCTCGAACGTGCCCTGCACTCCGGGGAACTTCTCGGCCTCGCCGCCACCACCGCCCTCGAACTCGGCATCGACATCTCCGGTCTGGACGCCGTCCTCATCGCCGGCTACCCGGGCACCCGCGCCTCCCTGTGGCAGCAGGCCGGCCGCGCCGGACGCGCCGGCCAGGGCGCCCTCGCCGTCCTCGTCGCCCGCGACGACCCGCTGGACACCTTCCTGGTCCACCACCCGGAGGCCCTGTTCGGCCAACCGGTGGAATCGACCGTCCTCGACCCCGACAACCCGTACGTCCTCGCCCCCCACCTCTGCGCCGCCGCCGCGGAACTGCCCCTGACGGACGAGGACCTCGACCTGTTCGGGCCGGCCTGCGAGGAACTGCTGCCGCAGCTGGAGGCCGCGAAACTGCTCCGCCGCCGGGCCAAGGCCTGGCACTGGACGCGCCGCGAACGGGCCGCCGACCTGACCGACATCCGGGGCCAGGGCGGCCGCCCCGTCCAGGTCGTCGAGACCGGCACGGGCCGACTCCTCGGCACGGTCGACGCGGGCGCCGCCCACACCTCCGTCCACGAGGGCGCGGTCCACCTGCACCAGGGCCGTACGTACCTGGTGCGCGAACTGGACCTGGAGGACTCCGTCGCCCTCGTCGAACAGGCCGACCCGCCCTATTCGACGGTCGCCCGCGACACCACCGCCATCTCCGTCCTGGAGACCGACACCGAAGTCCCCTGGGGCGTCGGCCGGTTGTGCTACGGCTCCGTCGAAGTCACCAACCAGGTCGTCTCCTTCCTCCGTCGCCGCCTCATCACCGGCGAGGTGCTCGGCGAGACCAAACTCGACCTCCCTCCTCGTACGCTGCGCACCCGCGCCGTCTGGTGGACCGTCACCGAGGACCAGCTGGACGCGGCCCGGATCAACCCCGAGATCCTCGGCGGCGCCCTGCACGCCGCCGAACACGCCTCGATCGGCATGCTGCCCCTCTTCGCGACCTGCGACCGCTGGGACATCGGCGGCGTCTCGGTCCCGCTCCACCCGGACACACTGCTCCCGACCGTCTTCGTCTACGACGGCCACCCCGGCGGCGCGGGCTTCGCCGAGCGCGCCTTCCACACCGCGCGCGCCTGGCTCACCGCCACCCGCCAGGCCATCGCCTCCTGCGAGTGCGACGCCGGCTGCCCGTCCTGCATCCAGTCCCCCAAGTGCGGCAACGGCAACGACCCGTTGCACAAACGAGGCGCCGTACGGCTGCTGACCGAACTGCTCAGGGCAGCGCCCGACGCTCCGCCGCCGGCCTGA
- the bldG gene encoding anti-sigma factor antagonist BldG, whose translation MDLSLSTRTVGDRTVVEVGGEIDVYTAPKLREQLVELVNDGSFHLVVDMEGVDFLDSTGLGVLVGGLKRVRAHEGSLRLVCNQERILKIFRITGLTKVFPIHTSVDEAVAATD comes from the coding sequence GTGGACCTGTCCCTGTCGACCCGTACTGTCGGCGATCGTACGGTCGTCGAGGTCGGTGGCGAAATCGACGTTTATACCGCGCCCAAGCTGCGTGAGCAGCTGGTCGAGCTGGTCAACGACGGGAGTTTTCACCTCGTCGTCGACATGGAGGGCGTCGACTTCCTCGACTCCACCGGGCTCGGCGTGCTGGTGGGCGGCCTGAAGCGCGTACGGGCCCATGAGGGCTCGCTGCGCCTGGTGTGCAACCAGGAGCGGATTTTGAAGATCTTCCGCATCACCGGTCTGACCAAGGTGTTCCCGATTCACACCTCGGTCGACGAAGCGGTGGCGGCCACCGACTGA